The genome window ATAACCAAATTGGGAACTTCTTTCTTTAACTCGTTAATGTAGTTTTGAAAGTCATCCATATACATGAATTTATGTTCTAACCTATCAATATTTGTGCCAGATGGCAGATACAAACTCATTACAGACAAGTCATCAAAATCAACACGTAAATTTCGACCTTCAAAATCCATGTGCTGAATTCCAGTACCAAAAACAACCTTTTTAGGTTCGATTTTTGATAAAACAGCTACACCACTGTATCCTTTTTTCTCAGCTGGAAAATAGTATTGATATGGATAACCTGCGGCTTCAATTTCTAATTTTGGAATTTGGTCTTCTGTAGCTTTAATTTCTTGAAGACAAATAACATCTGGATTTGCTTGTTGCAACCATTCTAAAAATCCTTTAGTAATAGCTGCTCGAATCCCGTTAACATTGTACGA of Flavobacterium channae contains these proteins:
- a CDS encoding exodeoxyribonuclease III, whose protein sequence is MKIISYNVNGIRAAITKGFLEWLQQANPDVICLQEIKATEDQIPKLEIEAAGYPYQYYFPAEKKGYSGVAVLSKIEPKKVVFGTGIQHMDFEGRNLRVDFDDLSVMSLYLPSGTNIDRLEHKFMYMDDFQNYINELKKEVPNLVICGDYNICHEAIDIHDPIRNAKISGFLPEERAWLDGFMKSGFIDTFRHLNKEPHNYSWWSYRANARNNNKGWRIDYCLAAEPLKDKIQRALILPEAKHSDHCPVLVEIK